The following are encoded together in the Flavihumibacter fluvii genome:
- a CDS encoding 3-hydroxyacyl-CoA dehydrogenase family protein, which translates to MFQKIAVIGAGTMGNGIAHVFAQNGYPVHLIDVNADQLVKALQTIQKNMDRQVSKGSLTADEKLAAYERIGTFSTIEEGVHGVQLVVEAATENEPVKLKIFQELDRLAPADAILASNTSSISITRIASVTKRPQQVIGMHFMNPVPVMRLVEIINGYATDAATSDAIVALTKKINKVPCVVNDYPGFIANRILMPMINEAICSVYEGVAGVEAIDTIMKLGMAHPMGPLQLADFIGLDVCHSILSVLHQGFGNPKYAPCPLLGNMVAAGKLGVKTGEGFYTYPTGSKDLLVSDRFL; encoded by the coding sequence ATGTTCCAAAAGATTGCTGTCATCGGAGCCGGTACAATGGGTAACGGTATCGCCCATGTTTTTGCACAAAATGGTTATCCCGTCCACCTGATCGATGTAAATGCAGACCAGTTGGTGAAGGCCCTGCAGACTATCCAGAAAAACATGGACCGTCAGGTCAGCAAAGGCAGTTTAACTGCGGATGAAAAACTCGCCGCATATGAACGCATCGGCACTTTCAGTACCATTGAGGAAGGTGTGCATGGTGTGCAACTGGTAGTTGAAGCAGCTACTGAAAATGAACCCGTCAAATTAAAGATCTTCCAGGAACTCGACAGGCTGGCACCTGCTGATGCCATACTGGCTTCAAATACCTCCTCCATTTCCATTACCCGTATCGCCAGCGTTACCAAAAGGCCGCAACAGGTGATCGGCATGCATTTTATGAATCCGGTGCCGGTGATGCGGCTGGTTGAAATCATCAACGGGTATGCCACCGATGCGGCAACCTCCGATGCAATTGTTGCCCTCACTAAAAAGATAAACAAGGTGCCCTGCGTCGTGAATGATTACCCGGGCTTTATCGCCAACCGCATTCTAATGCCCATGATCAACGAGGCCATCTGCAGCGTGTATGAAGGGGTAGCTGGTGTGGAAGCCATTGATACGATTATGAAACTGGGCATGGCACATCCGATGGGGCCATTGCAATTGGCAGATTTTATCGGACTGGATGTTTGCCATAGTATCCTCAGCGTATTGCACCAGGGTTTCGGCAATCCCAAATATGCCCCCTGTCCATTATTGGGCAATATGGTGGCTGCCGGA